A single Leptospira biflexa serovar Patoc strain 'Patoc 1 (Paris)' DNA region contains:
- a CDS encoding methylated-DNA--[protein]-cysteine S-methyltransferase: MDFQKKHYQLIQNSIEYMIQNFESQPNLETLSGLAGLSPSHFQKLFLTFVGVSPKQFLSSITIMHAKRILPNTSILDTSYQLGLSGTGRLHDLFIKLEAMTPGVYKAAGEGLTLYYEFFPTILGEMVVVSSGIGIQNLQFIDETKTKDQILDQIKREFPKAIWMEEKSGRHLPMQQFLQTFSLPKDPIQLSVLGTPFQIKVWQSLLSIPIGEVTTYGEIAKSIGKTNAQRAVGTAIGKNPIAVLVPCHRVIQSSGLFGGYRWDPKRKQMLIAWEKSKHPPKQIHFV, from the coding sequence GTGGATTTTCAGAAAAAACATTACCAACTCATTCAAAATTCCATTGAATATATGATCCAAAATTTTGAATCCCAACCCAATTTAGAAACTTTGTCAGGTTTGGCTGGACTGAGTCCTTCCCATTTCCAAAAATTATTTTTAACGTTTGTTGGGGTCTCACCCAAACAATTTTTATCTTCCATTACGATCATGCATGCTAAGCGAATCTTACCAAACACATCCATCCTAGATACTAGCTACCAATTGGGTTTGTCTGGGACAGGAAGGTTACACGATTTGTTCATCAAATTGGAAGCAATGACACCAGGTGTCTATAAAGCAGCGGGAGAAGGACTCACATTGTATTATGAATTTTTTCCAACCATTCTTGGTGAGATGGTTGTGGTTTCTTCTGGAATTGGGATCCAAAATTTACAATTTATCGACGAGACAAAAACCAAAGATCAAATTTTAGATCAAATCAAACGAGAATTCCCAAAAGCAATTTGGATGGAAGAAAAAAGTGGGCGTCATCTTCCAATGCAACAGTTTTTACAAACGTTTTCATTGCCAAAGGATCCGATTCAACTTTCCGTTTTAGGAACCCCTTTCCAAATCAAAGTTTGGCAATCTCTATTATCCATTCCTATTGGTGAAGTCACTACTTATGGCGAAATCGCCAAATCCATTGGCAAAACCAATGCCCAACGTGCTGTCGGAACAGCAATTGGAAAAAACCCCATTGCTGTTCTTGTTCCGTGCCACCGAGTGATCCAATCTTCCGGTTTGTTTGGTGGTTATCGGTGGGATCCGAAACGAAAACAGATGCTCATTGCTTGGGAGAAATCAAAACACCCTCCCAAACAAATTCATTTTGTTTAA
- a CDS encoding lysoplasmalogenase family protein, with the protein MVKSSMVYYFILTAIPFAIVSAFSIHWFTISEEQNPNKRLEVSRGIYLGFSFQVLVFAWLLFQIGHARFAYPLYAIAFSILGDWFNLQFPLAKKYLKDPVLGGIFSFAIAQVFFLLAFRQLISWEELFTGMRPIIITIVFIILPAVIFYFRVYNPDRSKWVMASAFVYGLILCFFVSLCVNAYLLYGGVWIYLVIGALFFLLSDAVMGETTINGKRHPKWEFQVPWITYLIAQCFLLVGFFLVSHTRLLAH; encoded by the coding sequence ATGGTAAAATCCAGTATGGTATATTATTTCATTCTCACCGCCATTCCATTTGCCATCGTTTCTGCTTTTTCGATCCATTGGTTCACCATCAGTGAAGAACAAAACCCAAACAAACGATTGGAAGTTTCACGCGGGATTTATTTAGGGTTTTCCTTCCAAGTCCTAGTATTTGCCTGGTTGTTATTCCAAATTGGGCATGCCAGGTTTGCTTATCCATTGTATGCAATCGCATTCTCTATACTAGGTGATTGGTTCAATTTGCAGTTCCCATTGGCAAAAAAATACCTGAAAGATCCAGTCCTTGGGGGCATTTTCAGTTTTGCAATTGCACAAGTGTTTTTTTTGTTAGCCTTTCGCCAACTCATCAGTTGGGAAGAATTGTTCACGGGGATGAGACCTATCATCATTACAATTGTTTTTATCATTCTCCCCGCAGTGATTTTTTATTTCCGTGTTTACAACCCTGATCGATCCAAATGGGTCATGGCATCTGCCTTTGTTTATGGACTGATCTTATGTTTTTTTGTCTCTTTATGTGTGAACGCCTATCTGCTGTATGGCGGAGTATGGATTTATTTGGTGATCGGAGCATTGTTTTTCCTATTATCCGATGCTGTGATGGGAGAAACTACGATCAACGGCAAAAGACACCCAAAATGGGAATTCCAAGTCCCATGGATCACTTATCTCATTGCACAATGTTTTTTACTCGTTGGTTTTTTTCTAGTCTCTCACACAAGGTTACTTGCCCATTAA
- a CDS encoding ISNCY-like element ISLbi1 family transposase: MSMKQSKMVRSMLVQVFKEKYFWASKKEKSLILDQFVEATGFNRSYARTVLRKKKDNLIKLRPRKKRLSNYDDDVRFYLEKIWEILDRICGKRLVMALPDVLSKLEQFKVFKIDKTTKEKLLSISSATVDRLLKPARKKLGRKGTSTTKQPKYLIDRIPIKTFGEWKSSLPGFVQIDLVAHNGGNVFGGFYSTLAATDVCTGWTVCILVKDKTQFQMLKALIKLKKILPFPLLGIHSDNGAEFINQTILTYAERNDIQFTRGRPYKKNDNPHIEQKNYSVVRRNTGYLRIENQSQADIIRSLYQDLNTYNNYFLPVMILKEKHRIGSKAIRRYDEAKSPYRRILARKDISKTIKASMKKIYEKLNIFELKNQVNHWQNEIVKIAAPIRNPIDKVKVRRKKGIVHTIPKWRREVNSDTKNPFLERQRVEEMRRAAEQVWAKRK; this comes from the coding sequence ATGTCCATGAAGCAATCGAAGATGGTGCGTTCTATGTTGGTTCAAGTCTTCAAAGAGAAGTACTTTTGGGCTTCGAAAAAAGAAAAAAGTCTCATACTCGACCAGTTCGTTGAAGCTACTGGATTCAATCGATCCTATGCCAGAACCGTTCTTAGAAAGAAAAAAGACAATCTCATCAAACTGAGACCGAGAAAGAAGCGTCTATCTAACTATGATGATGACGTCAGATTCTATTTAGAGAAGATCTGGGAGATCCTGGATAGAATTTGTGGGAAAAGACTCGTGATGGCATTGCCAGACGTTTTATCCAAACTTGAACAGTTCAAAGTATTTAAAATTGATAAAACAACCAAAGAAAAACTTCTCTCAATCAGCTCTGCCACTGTAGATCGGTTATTGAAACCTGCCAGGAAAAAACTTGGTCGCAAAGGCACTTCTACAACGAAGCAACCTAAATACCTAATTGATCGGATCCCAATCAAAACGTTCGGTGAATGGAAAAGTTCTCTACCTGGCTTTGTTCAAATCGATCTAGTAGCCCATAATGGTGGAAATGTATTTGGAGGATTTTATTCAACGCTTGCAGCAACTGATGTTTGTACGGGATGGACAGTTTGTATACTGGTGAAAGATAAAACTCAATTCCAGATGCTAAAAGCATTAATAAAACTGAAAAAAATATTACCCTTCCCACTTTTGGGAATCCATTCCGATAACGGTGCAGAATTTATTAATCAAACAATCTTAACGTATGCAGAAAGAAACGACATCCAATTCACTCGTGGAAGACCATATAAAAAGAATGATAACCCACATATTGAACAGAAGAATTACAGTGTTGTGAGAAGGAATACTGGATATTTGCGTATTGAAAATCAAAGCCAAGCAGATATTATCAGATCTCTTTACCAAGATTTAAATACTTACAATAATTACTTTTTACCAGTAATGATTCTAAAGGAGAAACATAGGATTGGTTCTAAAGCAATACGAAGGTATGACGAAGCAAAATCACCATACCGAAGGATACTGGCTAGAAAAGATATTTCGAAAACGATAAAAGCTTCTATGAAAAAGATTTACGAGAAGTTGAATATTTTCGAATTAAAGAATCAGGTCAATCATTGGCAAAATGAAATTGTGAAGATTGCTGCCCCTATTCGTAATCCAATAGACAAAGTGAAAGTTAGAAGGAAGAAAGGAATCGTTCATACAATTCCGAAATGGAGACGAGAAGTAAATTCAGATACAAAAAATCCATTCCTTGAAAGACAACGTGTTGAAGAAATGAGGCGAGCTGCAGAACAAGTTTGGGCAAAAAGAAAATAG
- a CDS encoding TIGR04452 family lipoprotein, with amino-acid sequence MTHKNKSLLIGILFLGLTFVTNCNQPTLARLSNDNILGADAKASLLQASKRIDGIKFAPLGVNSSGAEASSALLNDVLIPVLAEIDPDKYYKRDGVDACVKNIYVLGLALPNYASVELSCKIEEVTSFDFLN; translated from the coding sequence ATGACACACAAAAACAAATCACTCTTGATTGGGATTCTCTTTTTAGGTTTGACTTTCGTTACAAATTGTAACCAACCAACGCTTGCTAGGTTGAGCAATGACAATATTTTAGGTGCTGATGCAAAAGCGTCGCTGTTACAAGCATCCAAAAGAATTGATGGGATCAAATTTGCTCCACTTGGTGTCAATTCGTCTGGCGCAGAGGCTTCGTCTGCCTTATTAAACGACGTATTAATTCCAGTCCTAGCCGAAATCGATCCAGATAAGTATTATAAGCGAGATGGCGTCGATGCTTGTGTTAAAAATATTTATGTCCTAGGGTTAGCGCTTCCTAACTATGCTTCGGTCGAACTCTCATGTAAGATTGAAGAAGTCACAAGCTTCGATTTTTTAAACTAG